A region from the Actinomycetes bacterium genome encodes:
- a CDS encoding xanthine dehydrogenase family protein molybdopterin-binding subunit, with translation MPETRAPARQEAFRVVGQRLAHHDFVDKVEGSLLYAADWQLPGLLHGKVARAEVPCARIAALDVSAARALPGVVAVLTAADVPWNQVVERATGGLGELAVAMPVLATDRVRYQGEPIAVVAAVTPQVAEQAAELIEVEYEDLAGVFDAEQACEPGAPLVHDEGNVLVSWTIARGDVEAGLAAADLVVEGEYRTQRVEHAYLEPEAGVGWLDTSGVVTLRVATQVIEHAATIATILGLPESSVRVIGAYMGGGFGGKEDMTVEPYLALLVWRTRRPVRMVWERQDSIMASTKRHPFIMRYRTGVRHDGTIVAQDVDIVGDAGAYPYLSPRVLFAGCVTASGPYRVPNVRHRARAVFTNNVPTSAFRGFGAMQVTFGYEQQMDRVAERLGLSPQVVRERNFLAKGDTIPTGERLDTTVAVGECLRRALAALGEPAPPSGPGRRVGRGFAANMQPYGRTVWFHDRAACWISLEADGSLLLRSGVTDLGAGQAASLAEIASEVLGVPLGEIGVHIGDSQLNPRAGGTFATRQLYMSGNAALAAARELRDRLLPVAAELLGADPGALVFEDGMVRALGGGSGTLDRVDGDGHGIRLAEVAAACQRRGVSTSQLGTWYAESGTFDPAKGQGASFPDYTFGAHAADVEVDTETGQVWVLGYAAAHDVGRAINPLRVEGQIQGGAYQGLGYALGEEVVVHDGQTASTLLASYLMPNAADLTDVRAVVVESGEGKGPFGARGIGEPPIANPAAAIANAVAAATGVRVTRLPITPERLLAAIDAAGDDR, from the coding sequence ATGCCTGAGACCAGGGCCCCGGCCCGCCAGGAGGCCTTCCGGGTCGTCGGGCAGCGCCTGGCGCACCACGACTTCGTCGACAAGGTCGAAGGGTCGCTGCTGTACGCCGCCGACTGGCAGCTCCCCGGCCTGCTCCACGGCAAGGTCGCGCGGGCCGAGGTGCCGTGCGCCAGGATCGCCGCCCTTGACGTGTCGGCCGCGCGGGCGCTGCCGGGCGTCGTAGCGGTGCTCACCGCCGCCGACGTGCCATGGAACCAGGTGGTCGAGCGCGCCACCGGTGGGCTGGGCGAGCTGGCTGTCGCCATGCCGGTGCTCGCCACCGACCGCGTGCGCTACCAGGGTGAGCCGATCGCCGTGGTCGCCGCCGTCACCCCGCAGGTCGCCGAGCAGGCGGCCGAGCTGATCGAGGTCGAGTACGAGGACCTGGCGGGGGTCTTCGACGCCGAGCAGGCGTGCGAGCCGGGCGCGCCGCTGGTGCACGACGAGGGGAACGTCCTGGTGAGCTGGACCATCGCCCGGGGTGACGTGGAGGCGGGGCTCGCAGCGGCCGATCTCGTGGTCGAGGGCGAGTACCGGACCCAGCGGGTGGAGCACGCCTACCTCGAGCCCGAGGCCGGCGTCGGCTGGCTCGACACCTCCGGGGTCGTCACCCTGCGCGTCGCCACGCAGGTGATCGAGCACGCCGCCACCATCGCCACCATCCTGGGCCTGCCCGAGAGCAGCGTCCGGGTGATCGGCGCCTACATGGGCGGCGGGTTCGGCGGCAAGGAGGACATGACCGTCGAGCCTTACCTTGCGCTGTTGGTCTGGCGCACCCGCCGGCCGGTCAGGATGGTGTGGGAGCGCCAGGACTCGATCATGGCCAGCACCAAGCGCCACCCGTTCATCATGCGCTACCGCACCGGCGTGCGGCACGACGGCACCATCGTCGCCCAGGACGTCGACATCGTCGGCGACGCCGGCGCATACCCCTACCTGAGCCCGCGGGTGCTGTTCGCCGGGTGCGTGACCGCGTCGGGGCCGTACCGTGTGCCGAACGTGCGCCACCGAGCCCGCGCCGTGTTCACCAACAACGTCCCGACCAGTGCCTTCCGCGGGTTCGGGGCGATGCAGGTCACCTTCGGGTACGAGCAGCAGATGGACCGGGTCGCCGAGCGGCTGGGTCTCTCGCCGCAGGTGGTGCGGGAGCGCAACTTCCTTGCCAAGGGGGACACGATCCCGACCGGCGAACGGCTGGACACCACGGTGGCCGTAGGCGAATGCCTGCGGCGCGCGCTCGCGGCGCTCGGCGAGCCCGCGCCCCCGAGCGGGCCGGGCCGGCGTGTCGGCCGCGGCTTCGCCGCCAACATGCAACCCTACGGCCGCACCGTCTGGTTCCACGACCGGGCCGCCTGCTGGATCAGCCTCGAGGCCGACGGCAGCCTGCTGCTGCGCAGCGGCGTCACCGACCTCGGCGCGGGCCAGGCCGCCTCGCTCGCCGAGATCGCCTCCGAGGTGCTCGGCGTCCCGCTCGGCGAGATCGGCGTCCACATCGGCGACTCCCAGCTCAACCCGCGGGCCGGCGGGACCTTCGCCACCCGCCAGCTGTACATGTCCGGCAACGCGGCGCTCGCGGCAGCCCGCGAGCTGCGCGACCGGCTCCTGCCGGTGGCCGCCGAGCTGCTCGGCGCCGATCCCGGTGCGCTCGTCTTCGAGGACGGGATGGTGCGGGCGCTCGGCGGCGGGTCCGGCACGCTCGACCGGGTCGACGGCGACGGCCACGGCATCCGGTTGGCCGAGGTGGCCGCCGCGTGCCAGCGCCGCGGCGTGTCGACCTCGCAGCTCGGCACCTGGTATGCCGAGTCCGGCACCTTCGACCCGGCCAAGGGCCAGGGCGCGAGCTTTCCCGACTACACCTTCGGGGCGCACGCCGCCGACGTCGAGGTCGACACCGAGACCGGGCAGGTGTGGGTGCTGGGGTATGCGGCCGCCCACGACGTCGGGCGGGCCATCAACCCGCTGCGGGTGGAGGGCCAGATCCAGGGCGGCGCCTACCAGGGTCTTGGCTACGCGCTCGGCGAGGAGGTCGTCGTGCACGACGGCCAGACCGCCTCCACGCTGCTCGCCAGCTACCTCATGCCGAACGCCGCCGACCTGACCGACGTGCGGGCGGTCGTGGTCGAGAGCGGCGAGGGCAAAGGCCCGTTCGGGGCCAGAGGGATCGGCGAGCCGCCCATCGCCAACCCGGCCGCGGCCATCGCCAACGCCGTGGCGGCGGCGACCGGCGTCCGGGTGACGCGGCTGCCGATCACCCCCGAGCGCCTGCTCGCCGCCATCGACGCGGCCGGTGACGACCGGTGA
- a CDS encoding (2Fe-2S)-binding protein, with translation MSDPGRQRVTFTVNGEDRDAWVFPHDSLLDVLRDALGHHEVRYGCGEGVCGTCTVLLDGEPVSGCLLLAVQADGCSIVTVRGLAPGGDLHPLQACFLRNGAAQCGFCTPGMLLTAWALLQRDPRPSRERIRRELVGNLCRCTGYSKILDAVEEHAAQAAEGSGEPRRGAPVGREGSGEGTGGDA, from the coding sequence ATGAGCGACCCGGGCAGGCAGCGCGTCACGTTCACGGTCAACGGCGAGGACCGGGATGCCTGGGTGTTCCCACACGACAGCCTCCTCGACGTGCTCAGGGATGCCCTCGGCCACCACGAGGTCCGCTACGGCTGCGGCGAGGGGGTCTGCGGGACCTGCACGGTCCTGCTCGACGGCGAGCCGGTCAGCGGCTGCCTGCTGCTGGCGGTGCAGGCCGACGGCTGTTCGATCGTGACCGTGCGGGGCCTCGCCCCGGGCGGCGACCTGCATCCCCTGCAGGCGTGCTTCCTGCGCAACGGCGCCGCGCAATGCGGGTTCTGCACGCCCGGCATGCTGCTTACCGCCTGGGCGCTCCTGCAGCGCGACCCGCGGCCGAGCCGCGAGCGGATCCGCCGGGAGCTGGTCGGCAACCTGTGCCGCTGCACCGGCTACAGCAAGATCCTGGACGCGGTCGAAGAGCACGCCGCGCAGGCCGCGGAGGGGTCCGGGGAACCCCGAAGGGGTGCCCCGGTCGGTCGGGAGGGGTCCGGGGAGGGGACGGGCGGCGATGCCTGA
- a CDS encoding xanthine dehydrogenase family protein subunit M: MVAAPFRYERVSSFEEAVRALHERGEDAKVIAGGQSLVPMMNLRIARPEWLIDVNPVGAGPIEDHGGYLRLPALTRHRAIEEAEVVRRRCPILAEAAAHVGNVRTRTRGTVGGSLAHADPAAELPCVAVALGAEVTVLGRDGARAVAADDLLVSYLTTTLAPDEVVVEVRVPTLGPRGGWSFLEMSRRSSDWMVVGVAALVELDAAGAVTAASVAVGGVAERAWLVPAEALADLLGAAPEEALLARVAERAAAMLRPEDDVQASGEYRRRLAAVLGRRALAQAVARAGLSEAELAPRGNGEQT, encoded by the coding sequence GTGGTCGCCGCGCCCTTCCGCTACGAGCGTGTGTCCTCCTTCGAGGAGGCCGTGCGGGCGCTGCACGAGCGGGGCGAGGACGCCAAGGTCATCGCCGGCGGCCAGAGCCTGGTCCCGATGATGAATCTCCGAATCGCCCGGCCCGAGTGGCTGATCGACGTCAACCCGGTCGGTGCCGGCCCGATCGAGGACCACGGCGGGTACCTGCGCCTCCCCGCGCTCACGCGGCACCGCGCCATCGAGGAGGCCGAGGTGGTGCGGCGGCGCTGCCCGATCCTGGCCGAGGCGGCGGCGCACGTCGGCAACGTGCGCACCCGGACCCGCGGCACGGTCGGCGGCAGCCTGGCCCATGCCGATCCGGCCGCTGAGCTGCCCTGCGTGGCGGTCGCGCTGGGCGCGGAGGTCACCGTGCTCGGGCGTGACGGCGCCCGCGCGGTGGCAGCCGACGACCTGCTGGTGTCGTACCTGACCACCACGCTCGCCCCCGACGAGGTCGTCGTCGAGGTGCGCGTGCCCACCCTGGGGCCGCGTGGCGGCTGGTCGTTCCTTGAGATGAGCCGCCGCAGCTCCGACTGGATGGTGGTCGGTGTCGCGGCCCTGGTCGAGCTGGACGCGGCGGGTGCGGTGACGGCCGCCTCGGTCGCGGTCGGCGGCGTGGCCGAGCGCGCCTGGCTGGTCCCGGCGGAGGCGCTGGCGGACCTGCTCGGTGCGGCACCGGAGGAGGCGCTGCTCGCGCGGGTGGCGGAGCGGGCCGCCGCCATGCTCCGTCCCGAGGACGACGTGCAGGCGTCGGGGGAGTACCGGCGGCGCCTGGCCGCGGTCCTCGGCCGGCGGGCGCTGGCCCAGGCGGTGGCCCGGGCCGGACTGTCAGAGGCCGAGCTGGCGCCGCGCGGGAACGGGGAGCAGACATGA
- a CDS encoding aspartate/glutamate racemase family protein, with the protein MGIVETRWRVGLLVPSSNTVMEPDLWRALPPGATLHTGRMYLEDTTPEGESRMLDEHVLPAARDLATARPDLIVFGCTSAGALRGNGYDGELCARISELSGVPTVSVIASVRQAIAARGARRVGVVTPYVDALNQRIRESVEADGVEVAGIAGLGISDNFEIARVPAERICDFAERTLRGLPVDLAFVSCTNFPAVSALPELERRLGLPVVTSNQAAVAAVLALLDAAPALQGG; encoded by the coding sequence ATGGGAATCGTCGAGACCAGGTGGCGGGTCGGGCTGCTCGTCCCGTCCTCGAACACCGTGATGGAGCCGGACCTCTGGCGTGCGCTGCCGCCCGGCGCCACGCTGCACACGGGCCGCATGTACCTCGAGGACACCACCCCCGAAGGCGAGAGCCGGATGCTCGACGAGCACGTGCTCCCGGCCGCGCGCGACCTAGCCACCGCCCGGCCCGACCTGATCGTCTTCGGCTGCACCAGCGCCGGTGCGCTGCGCGGCAACGGCTACGACGGCGAGTTGTGCGCGCGCATCAGCGAGCTGTCCGGGGTGCCCACCGTCAGCGTGATCGCCTCGGTCAGGCAGGCGATCGCGGCGCGCGGCGCGCGCCGCGTCGGCGTGGTCACCCCGTATGTCGACGCGCTCAACCAGCGCATCCGGGAGAGCGTCGAGGCCGACGGCGTCGAGGTGGCAGGGATCGCCGGGCTCGGGATCTCCGACAACTTCGAGATCGCCAGGGTCCCGGCGGAGCGGATCTGCGACTTCGCCGAGCGCACGCTGCGCGGGCTCCCCGTCGACCTGGCGTTCGTGTCGTGCACCAACTTCCCGGCGGTCTCGGCCCTGCCCGAGCTGGAGCGGCGCCTCGGCCTGCCGGTGGTCACCAGCAACCAGGCGGCCGTCGCCGCGGTGCTCGCGCTGCTGGACGCGGCCCCGGCGCTCCAGGGCGGGTGA